Proteins found in one Plasmodium malariae genome assembly, chromosome: 13 genomic segment:
- the PmUG01_13046000 gene encoding conserved Plasmodium protein, unknown function, with translation MEETLSEGYVSFKDNTKQCNTSVKFFEWILNYPLFNEIKNRNLSSRFSILCLNDRESFCAKPPHILVKRKSERKKEAIVRIKEPNELTTNLIKEQIRKDDYSIINNNKFYVSIIKKSEKIYNTYNDGLNEEREKKKIFEKVKERYLKKKENIKGYVYPPFPSSSIINKKEDLLLNEEYNPFFNFFEKDINKNIYHNSINFSLKTNIQLNRYFYKVISNQLKYYRIKKDVYVIILNIINEVSKYYYSYGYDILNNIKIKYFPYKNISNSFYINGLVFSNCSIYFDNVEIKNPKILLLDSEKEIKFETLEDYYNENYNYTYFILKKVSNRNLNIILVHGEIDYYIKKLLINKKIYFFTSIKKKNIFRLSNILRTKILSYDNFRNFDSSYIARANYFKIQKYKKNVKNIFLCCNNKFLTICIFGKKEIRHDILAKKYDESVIPPSAKLGSNMKCKNEVRDKGKNKNIFEILFKKEVKKENIFENFLQVYYKNKSDDYIVDYYFLNKEKRINFSGKEKKENKKKLLLISHLKNIIIIKKVKKLLRFCIYLSFHIYKQLYLNTYMGRICICLPDKNISTNIVRDKLYNKISKSILYSSFFFFFNNSKKIKTTPINFMYNLFHLININNPLTRERMKTLHSLVKTLNIIKEQTYSNFEHCFFNIEKNKIIDIVNYFIFNSFMKNCDINYHYIYYYLKIVNSTYLYYSQKNIIIKERDLLNDANILVNPNFTSDTITVENKINEKVEKIIAQNILFYSYNFETVKNIEMITYFICPNYMFINNVYNNINIYLFDNRNYNSKKLFFNFFFNHKYIFDISLQQFVFVIYSLSFHLTCPFDLCRNYLCYHQICIQVFLKRVLILIKKENKEDLGDDIIMNIICTKCNVMQERIINIQFSFSEFLLSIIHSDNCINVQCNHNGRNNSYELNFKNIKICFHIHDSDIYKTIFPYKSGIIHRHINNDVTINKNKKGIDNNRDKSTGRFSSNVWLCVSEKKYKCKSRIATKKLIRNYIKKNIKRIIYNNVFYYFPCKCVTRRYGCKYENMKKRKEQHVYTNFNLYNIIENFPFFTSSMLPMYCSLKYLIYNCVIKYYRLKNKHLYVQSHRTRRKKEHFYNPYSPLYFKNKCKKCKYIKISNFSTLGFFNVLFIIKRIFYNFYISLNFLIGVLNKNMFIKINEIFYCVNNRYYFVEDNFLLIKENFNKSEEKRGKEESNLDSIRASRVSEICMQDKNGLIKSVIDEEKNNDKADREINNMNVYTHTINMNSERVVLYRNQKESEYQGEETDAVEICSSCTNVVTSKPIESNHNIYILNNINRIKENLIKQFILYRKFKNKMERYRKYLIRVLVIFYFYAVVYLKKKQFFLDIEIFFSFYIMMLEKLNLKIQKNIEKMEKLMDKQNLRYLHFFAKGRERIEKKWATKMGRKQKQKQKRMNLHPPMRKIKMNKRYINSKKELVKKWKDSKTKYAKLCTIREKRSFSNLSYFKKFSGNKSELDNYFYFVREYDVRMLYMKESYYIYNIESYRKKKYIDDMSKEEFENSNKKLFYMHILKIIDSAKNEVEWYNKNGEMRDMEQRQKVERKIQGEKKKKKKKKNCAFLYNQSDISNLIFNALISDDYKTQLKQIFDKENEKIMNEMGKVEDKDEDEDEVKVDREDDRKNVVVKKKNDANKRERLNNSNHSAEVLYAHVKKFLKKNISKLSNHFLKNNRINVFLNCKNNDVVIIVLNDNVSVYIYFPLQFYYLRKLLCKRESIFLKSLTKSNYINFDHKKRHFVKSYDDRYIIKEINKHEFKSFISRYKEFFQHFSDIFFRFKKSLLCFMYGLYQIEMKKKNRKTIKTYIILENVKIENTNSKILIFDIKGARKKKNLQKLMKQNKKSSVPLIFEKDDTISLNTSKIMTEKKDILDDNSSGISANMKYFTKYLRMEKQVNFKCIPNRGEDQQTEVKKASVIYSKKNYLKFLSLNNPDRAREQEKGEKNDEDVVAEKKSSHQQQDVKEQVGEHGNEAEEEEYEKKEDVVRLAKINDVGKQKEKKNKPKEKYPTVQTDKKQRSAYIRIRRNNEERMKSIYANMRKKMLYGLYYNEESSKRHHLIVDKLKKYTFLTNNRKNAQLLMNRKKKEKRKHCTETIDDEEENRNIFLNAIVHDIRMYLFLNNKILKLIKKKNIRKKKHKIKCKKKKLRNKYLYGMKATLHFLTKKKEYILSKDNLKRCKVNHKKRYEEGTFDFLNKESTDSKNFDNLNSIEKYNNFLIDNYNSLKGYTILFDDNFRDFIKSKVINLEYNDYKYLMDSLNEDTNFLSSQDIMDYSLLIHIDISNFEIIFKIIDYLRPYTWDKSVENFSKSVLYLTKGYRPTIIQSEYYKKRFLSNIKKYIFYYIPIYSLKKKIVFKIGNSKGTFPVVTLDKSHPYKTYFFYNLFNIIIRYYTNFYVYMKLFNSNNRLLHENCFAKNIYSQKNIMIFLSYYFKEYFIQNNEEKKENYIHLSDPYSHLKNITTCNFFPYNVYSDSLKKVLTICDTNRNEQKMLAIKYNSSNIDSNMPYFNKEQTTNIIYEDSEYLHSIVLPYITLEQCALRSSNNDGNTGNTACRNTVSGNNIDNLFPAFSKNNICFSNCSGNVDLASYMPGISKMNSNFFSSNNYFDEAEFEKLKKKFYKRISEFQIKILKNLQKNKLKIENASYYVQNNVYLEMNDVNMHYTNINYLDAFNIFNICENSFNNKCKRGRRRKKEQILLYIPSYFLFVLNK, from the exons TcatcattttaaatattataaacgAAGTTTCGAAGTATTACTACTCTTATGGTTACGATATCCTGAATAACATAAAA ataaaatatttcccCTATAAAAATATCTCAAACAGCTTTTACATCAACGGTCTGGTTTTCAGCAATTGTTCCATATACTTCGATAAtgttgaaataaaaaatccaaaaatattattgctgGATTCAGAAAAAGAGATAAAGTTCGAAACGTTAGAGGATTATTATAACGAGAATTATAATTAcacgtattttattttgaaaaaagtgTCAAATAGaaatttgaatattattttagttCATGGAGAAATTGACtattatattaagaaattattaattaataaaaaaatatatttttttacaagtataaagaaaaaaaatatatttcgtCTTTCCAATATTTTACgcacaaaaattttaagttatgataattttagGAATTTTGATAGTAGTTATATAGCTAGggcaaattattttaaaattcaaaaatataaaaaaaatgtaaaaaatatttttctttgttgtaataataaatttttaaccATATgcatttttggaaaaaaggaaattagaCACGATATATTAGCAAAAAAGTATGATGAGTCTGTCATACCACCATCAGCAAAATTGGGAAGTAACATGAAGTGTAAAAATGAAGTAAGagataaaggaaaaaataagaatatatttgaaattctttttaaaaaagaagtaaagaaagaaaacatttttgaaaattttcttcAAGTATATTATAAGAACAAGAGTGATGACTACATTGTGGactattactttttaaataaggaaaagagaataaatttttcaggtaaagaaaaaaaagagaataaaaaaaaattgttattaataagtcatttaaaaaatataattataattaaaaaggttAAGAAGTTGTTAAGgttttgcatatatttaagttttcatatttataaacaaCTCTAtttgaatacatatatgggtagaatatgtatatgtttacctgacaaaaatataagtacaAATATAGTAAGggataaattatataataaaattagtaaatCCATATTATACTCCtcattcttcttttttttcaataatagtaaaaaaattaaaactacgccaataaattttatgtacaatttatttcatttaataaatataaataatcccTTAACGAGGGAGCGAATGAAAACACTCCATTCCTTAGTGAAGACCTTGAACATTATTAAGGAACAAACATATAGCAACTTTGAACAttgcttttttaatattgaaaaaaataaaataatagatattgtaaattatttcatattcaacagttttatgaaaaattgtGATATTAACTaccattatatttattactacttaaaaattgtaaacaGTACCTACTTGTATTATAgccaaaaaaatattataataaaagagaGAGATCTTTTGAACGATGCGAACATTTTAGTTAATCCAAACTTTACTAGTGATACTATTACAGtggaaaacaaaattaatgaaaaagtggaaaaaataattgcgcaaaatattttattttattcttataattttgaGACTGTGAAGAACATAGAAATGataacttattttatatgccCTAATTACATGTTCATAAATAATGTGTACAacaatataaacatatacttATTCGATAATCGGAACTATAACAgcaaaaaattgtttttcaatttttttttcaatcataaatatatattcgaTATCTCGCTTCAACAGTTTGTCTTTGTGATTTACTCCTTGAGTTTCCATTT gACGTGCCCCTTCGATTTGTGCAGAAATTATCTGTGTTATCACCAGATATGCATCCAGGTGTTTCTGAAGAGAGTGctcattttaattaaaaaggaaaataaggAGGACCTAGGAGATGATATCATTATGAACATCATATGTACCAAGTGTAATGTGATGCAAGAAAGGATAATAAACATTCAATTTTCATTTAGcgaatttttattaagtattaTACATTCTGATAATTGTATCAATGTACAGTGCAACCATAATGGCAGAAACAACAGTTATGAGctgaattttaaaaatataaaaatatgttttcatATACATGATAGCGATATATATAAGACTATTTTTCCATACAAATCAGGTATAATACATcgtcatataaataatgatgtgacaataaataagaataaaaaaggaatagaCAATAATAGAGATAAGAGCACAGGGAGATTCAGTAGTAATGTTTGGTTATGTGTGAGcgagaaaaaatataaatgcaaAAGTAGGATCGCAACTAAAAAATTgataagaaattatattaaaaaaaatataaaaagaatcatatataataatgttttttactatttcCCTTGTAAATGTGTGACAAGAAGATATGGATGCAAATACGAGAATATGAAGAAGCGAAAGGAACagcatgtatatacaaattttaatCTTTATAACATTATAGAAAATTTTCCATTCTTCACTAGTTCAATGTTACCAATGTATTGCtccttaaaatatttaatttataattgtgtaataaaatattatagatTGAAGAACAAACACTTATATGTACAATCACACAGAACAAGGCGTAAGaaagaacatttttataatccCTATTCCCCTTTgtactttaaaaataaatgcaaaaaatgcaagtacataaaaatttcaaaCTTTTCTACCTTAGGATTTTTTAAtgtcttatttattataaaaagaattttttataatttttatatttcattgaATTTCCTCATTGGTGTACTAAACAagaatatgtttattaaaattaatgaaatattttattgtgttaataatagatattattttgttgaGGATAATTTTCTACTTATAAAAGAGAACTTTAACAAAAGTGAAGAAAAGAGGGGAAAGGAAGAATCGAATTTGGACAGCATTAGAGCAAGTCGCGTAAGTGAAATTTGTATGCAGGATAAAAATGGCTTAATAAAGAGTGTTATAGATGAAGAGAAGAACAACGACAAAGCAGAtagagaaataaataatatgaatgtTTATACCCatacaataaatatgaacagtGAGAGGGTAGTATTATATAGAAATCAAAAGGAGTCAGAATACCAAGGTGAAGAAACGGACGCAGTGGAAATTTGCAGTTCTTGTACAAACGTAGTTACCTCCAAACCAATAGAGAgtaatcataatatatatattttaaacaacATTAACCgtattaaagaaaatttaataaagcaatttatattatacaggaaatttaaaaacaagATGGAACGTTAtaggaaatatttaattagaGTGCTagtcattttttatttttacgctgttgtgtatttaaaaaagaagcagTTTTTCTTAGacattgaaatatttttttcattttacattatgatgttagaaaaattaaatttaaaaattcaaaagaatatcgaaaaaatggaaaaattaatgGATAAACAAAATTTGCGGTATTTGCACTTTTTTGCAAAAGGTAGAGAGaggatagaaaaaaaatgggcaACCAAAATGGGTAGAAAGCAAAAGCAGAAGCAAAAGCGGATGAACTTACATCCCCCCATGCGTAAGATCAAGATGAACAAAAGATACATTAACAGTAAAAAAGAGCTGGtaaaaaaatggaaggaCTCAAAAACGAAGTATGCAAAGCTATGTACAATAAGGGAAAAACGCTCTTTCTCcaatttatcatattttaaaaaatttagtgGAAATAAATCGGAATTggacaattatttttacttcgTTCGTGAGTATGACGTTCGTATGTTATATATGAAGGAATCCTATTACATATACAATATAGAGAGttatcgaaaaaaaaaatatatagatgatATGAGCAAAGAGGAATTTGAAAATTCTAACAAGAAACTAttttatatgcacatattaaAGATAATTGATTCGGCGAAAAATGAAGTAGAGTGGTATAACAAAAATGGGGAAATGCGGGACATGGAGCAGCGGCAAAAAGTGGAGCGAAAAATacaaggggaaaaaaaaaaaaaaaaaaaaaaaaaaaattgcgcCTTTTTATATAACCAAAGTGATATATCCAATTTGATATTTAACGCTTTAATATCGGATGATTATAAGACACAGTTGAAGCAAATTTTTGACAAagagaatgaaaaaataatgaatgaaATGGGAAAAGTTGAGGATAAAGATGAAGATGAGGATGAAGTTAAAGTTGACCGTGAGGATGATAGAAAAAACGTAgttgtaaaaaagaaaaatgatgcGAATAAAAGGGAGAGACTAAATAATAGTAATCACAGTGCTGAAGTACTATATGCACATgttaagaaatttttaaagaaaaatataagcaaaCTGTCAAATCACTTTCTTAAGAATAATCggataaatgtttttttaaattgcaaaaataatGATGTCGTAATAATTGTTCTAAATGATAATGTTtcagtgtatatatattttcctttacaattttattatttacgaAAATTATTATGCAAAAGGGAAAgcatttttttgaaatctcttacaaaaagtaattacataaattttgaTCATAAAAAAAGGCATTTTGTAAAGAGTTATGATGATAGGTATATTataaaggaaataaataaacatgaaTTTAAATCCTTCATTAGTAGATACAAAGAATTTTTTCAACACTTCTCAGACATTTTTTTCCGATTCAAAAAATCCCTCTTGTGCTTTATGTACGGTTTATATCAAAtcgaaatgaaaaaaaaaaatagaaaaacaataaaaacatatattattttagaaaatgttaaaattgaaaatacgaattctaaaatattaatttttgataTTAAAGGTgcaaggaaaaagaaaaacttgcaaaaattaatgaagCAAAACAAAAAGAGTAGTGTGCCtcttatttttgaaaaagatGATACCATTTCACTGAATACATCTAAAATTATGactgaaaaaaaagacattCTGGATGATAACTCTTCTGGCATATCTGccaatatgaaatattttaccaAATATCTTCGAATGGAAAAGCAAGTAAACTTTAAGTGCATTCCCAATAGAGGGGAAGATCAACAAACGGAGGTAAAAAAAGCAAGTGTGatttatagtaaaaaaaattatttgaagtTCCTTTCTCTGAATAATCCTGACAGGGCAAGGGAACAggaaaaaggggaaaaaaatgatgaggACGTTGTTGCTGAAAAAAAGAGTTCACACCAACAACAGGATGTCAAAGAACAAGTAGGTGAACATGGAAATGAGGCGGAGGAGGAGGAGTATGAGAAGAAGGAGGACGTTGTGCGACTAGCAAAGATAAATGACGTAGGAAAacagaaagaaaagaaaaataagccGAAGGAAAAATATCCAACGGTGCAAACagataaaaaacaaagaagTGCTTATATCAGGATTAGAAGAAATAACGAGGAAAGGATGAAAAGTATTTATGCAAAcatgaggaaaaaaatgttatatggATTATACTATAATGAGGAATCATCAAAGAGGCATCATTTAATAGTGGacaaattaaagaaatacaCATTTTTAACGAATAATCGAAAAAATGCCCAGTTATTGAtgaataggaaaaaaaaggaaaaaagaaagcatTGTACAGAGACGATAGATGATGAAGAGGAGAATaggaatatttttctaaacgCTATTGTGCATGATATAAGAATGtatctatttttaaataacaaaatactaaaattaataaaaaagaaaaatatacgcaaaaaaaaacataaaataaaatgtaaaaaaaagaaattaaggAATAAGTACTTATACGGTATGAAGGCTACActacattttttaacaaagaaaaaagaatatattttaagtaaaGACAATTTAAAGAGATGTAAAGTAAATCATAAAAAGAGATATGAAGAAGGAACgtttgattttttaaataaagaatcTACAGATAGCAAAAATTTTGACAATTTAAATTCAATAGAAAAATacaacaattttttaatagataATTACAACTCTTTAAAAGGTTATACCATCCTATTTGATGATAACTTTAGGgattttattaaatctaAGGTAATTAATTTAGAATATAatgattataaatatttaatggaTTCATTAAATGAGGATACGAACTTTTTAAGTTCTCAAGATATCATGGATTATTCTctacttatacatatagatatatcaaattttgaaataatttttaaaattattgatTATTTAAGACCATATACATGGGACAAATCAGTAGAAAATTTCAGCAAAAGTGTATTGTATTTAACAAAAGGATATAGACCAACTATTATACAGtctgaatattataaaaaaagattcttaagtaatattaaaaaatatatattttattatattccaATTTATtctcttaaaaaaaaaattgtttttaaaataggTAATAGTAAGGGCACATTTCCAGTGGTAACCTTAGATAAAAGTCATCCATACAAAAcgtactttttttataatctctttaatataataataagataTTATACCAAtttctatgtatatatgaaattatttaattccAATAATAGGTTATTGCATGAAAACTGTTTtgctaaaaatatttattcccaaaagaatattatgatttttttaagttattaCTTTAAAGAGTATTTcatacaaaataatgaagaaaaaaaggaaaactaTATCCATCTTTCGGATCCCTAttctcatttaaaaaatataaccaCTTGTAATTTCTTCCCATATAACGTATATTCAGACTCCCTCAAAAAGGTATTGACCATATGTGATACTAATAggaatgaacaaaaaatgttagcaataaaatataatagtagCAACATTGATAGCAACATGCCTTATTTCAATAAGGAGCAGACtactaatataatatatgaagatAGCGAATATCTGCATAGTATTGTTTTACCTTACATCACATTGGAGCAATGCGCCTTGCGCAGTAGCAATAATGATGGTAATACTGGCAATACAGCATGTAGAAACACAGTAAGTGGTAACAACATTGATAACCTCTTCCCAGCCTTTAGCAAGAacaatatttgtttttctaaCTGCTCGGGGAATGTTGACTTGGCAAGTTACATGCCGGGTATTTCAAAAATGAactcaaatttttttagttcaAATAATTACTTTGACGAAGCAGAATTtgagaaattaaaaaagaaattttataaaagaatttctgaatttcaaataaaaattttaaaaaatttacaaaaaaataaattgaaaattgAAAATGCTTCCTACTATGTTCAAAATAATGTGTACCTGGAAATGAATGATGTGAATATGCATTATacgaatataaattatttagatgcttttaacatttttaatatttgtgAAAATAGTTTTAACAATAAATGCAAAAGGGGAAGGCGccgaaaaaaagaacaaatccTTTTGTATATTCCGTCCTATTTTCTCTTCGTTTTGAATAAGTAG
- the NTF2 gene encoding nuclear transport factor 2, putative has translation MDMLNPQFEEIGKEFVNHYFQLFNTGRNELAALYKDISMMSFENDQCRGTSQIIERLNKLPPTVVHKCLSLDIQPTPNNGILILVCGDIIIEENKPLKFVRSFHLFPLPSGGYFIFNDLFRFCIS, from the exons atggataTGCTAAATCCACAATTCGAAGAGATCGGAAAGGAATTTGTGAACCATTACTTTCAGTTATTTAATACAGGAAg AAACGAACTAGCCGCGTTATATAAAGACATTAGTATGATGAGCTTTGAAAACGACCAGTGTAGAGGAACAAGTCAAATAATAGAACGTTTGAATAAATTGCCTCCAACAGTGGTTCATAAATGTTTAAGTTTAGATATACAACCAACTCCAAACAACGGAATATTAATCTTAGTATGTGGagatattattattgaaGAGAATAAACCATTAAAGTTCGTTAGAAGTTTTCATCTTTTCCCTTTACCTAGTGGAGGCTATTTTA tttttaatGACTTATTCAGGTTTTGCATTAGTTAA
- the PmUG01_13046200 gene encoding conserved Plasmodium protein, unknown function, with translation MRENTWNQKDPLHFIINEEEEFLNIFNYKNVKCYKSSSYIYIGQTTRENEDCGGKENECEGRNKKSKDIKKTETKEYASNNQEKTDKKKKKISNKNIKDGYGILITLSKNISNEEILVNKFIGNWNNGKKSGLGLNIFLNKNIYFGYYENNLRNGWGYFKWKNSGSTYEGNWLNNSMNGKGMYRNRSFTFDGAFYNNKFMNSYGEWVDVFELERRSSKTTMVNTNIISRNSNSNSSSNGSCNSNNNGGDGIDLILLPFDFLKINLKKIAHIIKYSFNKIPFIMCSKKFTEKYTNFNLSKLIFLSYYCSSAELISDMKLQHLLFDDSENNVCEKKEDRKEEIKKEGKACLKSRFNKYNSSLSENSTRSDFDDQLTNAKIQNENSNFIDSNHSSNSEEFQEDNHCSVSNALNFSSASDTNATSDSSSFSSLSFISRSSRMKMDRRVDKDINNYNELISNHIALNENESKEGTSGSMLKEYIKSTSKSNSSKGEKSRKTCSESSNNNTNTSDYHNNSEENHNNCFNSEEIKRNEIHNLINKYLNIYVEPEDSGSDYSIMSSGTENNDNNINLSKDKKEEYILKKSKVPKKHEILKDVEEEDTQEGLIPHRQTNSKRIDINDTNGEQNDYSTNINKQIENEIEKIKIDINFLHKLTSCNLSCTYMIKRKIKKSLMMKYPFIISLNMRNIINKHEKLASELLLRNCKIPDYWALENYFGSSENKHPEEIFTPLYFDFNNSYKDPTNHSWMGEYNNLNKNEFQQKCNLNFFLITDLLVDETKDIQYLKSLIKNKFSSYLYLNNLFFVVIE, from the exons atgaggGAAAATACTTGGAATCAAAAGGATCCCCTACATTTTATAATCAACGAAGAagaagaatttttaaatatatttaattataaaaatgtaaaatgttataaatccTCTAGCTATATCTATATTGGGCAAACCACAA GAGAGAACGAAGATTGCGGGGGAAAAGAAAACGAGTGCGAAGgacgaaataaaaaaagcaaagATATCAAAAAAACTGAAACAAAAGAATACGCATCAAATAATCAAGAAAAGACagataagaaaaagaaaaagataagtaataaaaatataaaagatggGTATGGAATTTTAATAACTCTAAGCAAAAACATTTCCAATGAAGAAATAttagtaaataaatttatcgGTAACTGGAATAATGGCAAAAAAAGTGGTTTAGGacttaacatatttttaaacaaaaatatatattttggttactatgaaaataatttaagaaatGGTTGGGGTTATTTTAAATGGAAGAATAGCGGTTCTACTTATGAAGGTAATTGGCTTAATAATTCTATGAATGGTAAAGGAATGTATAGGAATAGGAGTTTTACATTCGATGGTGCGTTTTATAATAACAAGTTTATGAATTCTTATGGTGAATGGGTTGACGTATTTGAGTTGGAAAGAAGGAGTAGTAAAACTACAATGGTAAACACGAATATAATTTCTAGAAATAGCAACAGTAATAGCAGTAGTAATGGCAGttgtaatagtaataataatggagGTGATGGTATagatttaattttactaccttttgattttttaaaaattaatttgaaaaaaattgctcatataattaaatacagTTTTAACAAAATCCCCTTCATTATGTGCTCTAAAAAGTTTACGGAGAAATATACCAATTTTAATTTGTCtaaacttatatttttaagttattACTGTAGCTCCGCTGAATTAATAAGCGATATGAAGTTGCAGCATTTACTTTTTGATGATTCTGAAAATAATGTTtgcgaaaaaaaagaagatagaAAGGAAGAGATTAAAAAAGAGGGAAAAGCATGTTTGAAGTCAAGGTTCAATAAGTATAATTCTTCTTTATCCGAAAACTCTACTCGCTCAGACTTTGATGACCAACTAACTAATGCAAAAATCCAAAATGAGAACAGCAATTTTATTGATTCTAATCATTCTAGTAATTCTGAAGAGTTTCAAGAGGACAACCATTGTAGTGTTTCTAACGCACTTAACTTTTCAAGTGCATCTGACACAAATGCCACTTCAGACTCCTCTAGTTTCTCCAGTTTATCATTCATTTCTAGAAGTTCACGTATGAAAATGGATAGACGTGTTGATAaggatataaataattataatgagCTCATATCGAATCATATTGCTTTGAATGAAAACGAAAGTAAAGAAGGTACTAGTGGAAGTATGTTAAAGGAGTACATAAAAAGTACGAGTAAATCAAATTCCTCAAAGGGTGAAAAGAGTCGTAAAACATGTTCAGaaagtagtaataataatactaacaCAAGTgattatcataataatagtgAGGAGAACCATAATAATTGCTTCAATTCAgaagaaattaaaagaaatgaaatacacaatttaattaacaaatacttaaatatttatgtggAACCTGAAGACAGTGGTAGTGATTACTCCATAATGTCCAGTGGGACAGAAAATAAtgacaataatataaatttgagtaaggataaaaaagaagaatatatTCTCAAAAAAAGCAAAGTGCCGAAAAAACATGAAATACTTAAGGATGTAGAAGAAGAAGATACACAAGAAGGATTAATCCCCCACAGACAAACGAACTCTAAACGCATAGACATAAATGACACTAATGGTGAACAAAATGATTACTCaactaatattaataaacaaattgaaaatgaaatagaaaaaataaaaatagacattaattttttgcataAATTAACCAGCTGTAATTTATCCTGCACATATATGATAAAgagaaagataaaaaaatctTTGATGATGAAATATCCATTCATAATTAGCTTAAATATGAGAAACATCATAAATAAACATGAAAAGTTAGCTAGCGAATTACTCCTACGAAATTGCAAGATACCCGATTATTG GGCTTTAGAGAACTATTTTGGTAGCTCAGAGAACAAGCATCCTGAAGAAATTTTTACACCTCTGTACTTCgattttaataattcatacAAAGATCCTACTAATCATTCCTGGATGGGTGAATATAACaacttaaataaaaatgaattccAACAGAAATGCAATCTTAACTTCTTCCTGATTACTGATTTACTAGTAGATGAAACAAAAGATatacaatatttaaaaagtttaataaaaaataaatttagcagttatttatatttaaataacttGTTCTTTGTGGTAATTGAGTAG